Proteins from one Gimesia maris genomic window:
- the sucC gene encoding ADP-forming succinate--CoA ligase subunit beta encodes MKIHEYQAKQLFREAGIPVPEGIVAKTVDEAVAAFEKLDRPLVVVKSQIHAGGRGKGRFKEYPEQAGVVLARSAEEVRENAERMLGSTLVTIQTGEEGKQVNTLFIEQGLDIAQELYLGCVVDREAGGPVLILSTEGGMEIEVVAEESPEKILSEPFSIHTGLLGFQARKLAFKLGMEGKTVRSAEKFLCQMSRFFIDNDCSMTEINPLVITGEGELVALDAKVSFDENAMFRHKPLEELRDLTEEEPAEVDAGNAGLSYVKLDGNIGCLVNGAGLAMSTMDLIKHHGGEPANFLDVGGGANVDQVSEAFRIILADDNVKAVLVNIFGGIMKCDTIVTALLEAYEKVGFTVPLVVRLEGTNVDKAREMLAGSGRDIISATDLTDAAQKVVATLSS; translated from the coding sequence ATGAAAATTCACGAATATCAGGCCAAACAGTTGTTTCGCGAAGCCGGGATTCCCGTACCTGAGGGAATTGTAGCGAAAACCGTAGACGAAGCAGTGGCCGCTTTTGAGAAACTGGATCGTCCTTTAGTGGTTGTGAAGTCACAGATTCACGCCGGTGGCCGCGGCAAAGGTCGTTTCAAAGAATACCCCGAACAGGCAGGCGTTGTGCTGGCTCGATCTGCGGAAGAAGTTCGCGAAAATGCGGAGCGGATGCTGGGCTCGACACTGGTAACAATTCAGACGGGCGAAGAAGGCAAGCAGGTCAATACACTGTTCATCGAGCAGGGACTGGATATTGCCCAGGAGCTGTACCTGGGGTGTGTCGTCGACCGTGAAGCAGGCGGCCCGGTTCTGATTCTCTCTACGGAAGGGGGAATGGAGATCGAAGTGGTGGCAGAAGAGAGCCCGGAAAAAATTCTGAGCGAGCCCTTCTCGATTCACACGGGTCTGCTCGGTTTCCAGGCACGCAAGCTGGCGTTCAAACTGGGGATGGAAGGAAAAACTGTTCGCAGTGCCGAGAAATTCCTCTGCCAGATGAGTCGCTTTTTCATCGATAATGATTGCAGCATGACCGAAATCAACCCGCTGGTGATTACCGGCGAGGGAGAACTGGTGGCGCTGGATGCCAAGGTATCATTTGACGAAAACGCGATGTTCCGACACAAGCCTCTGGAAGAACTGCGCGACCTGACAGAAGAAGAACCTGCCGAAGTAGACGCGGGCAATGCCGGGTTAAGTTACGTCAAACTGGATGGAAATATTGGTTGTCTCGTGAACGGAGCCGGTCTGGCGATGAGCACGATGGACCTGATCAAGCATCATGGCGGCGAACCAGCCAACTTCCTGGACGTAGGAGGCGGAGCGAACGTCGACCAGGTGAGCGAAGCGTTTCGCATCATCCTGGCGGATGATAACGTGAAAGCGGTTCTGGTCAATATTTTTGGCGGGATCATGAAGTGCGACACAATTGTGACCGCGCTGCTGGAAGCCTACGAGAAGGTTGGTTTCACAGTACCTCTGGTGGTGCGTCTGGAAGGGACTAACGTGGATAAGGCTCGCGAGATGCTGGCCGGAAGCGGTCGGGATATTATCTCAGCAACAGACCTGACCGATGCCGCCCAGAAAGTGGTCGCCACTTTGAGTTCATAG
- a CDS encoding RbsD/FucU family protein, whose amino-acid sequence MLKNIPPLLSPDLMYVLMKMGHGDDIVLADGNFPADSHAQRLIRLDGHGVPEILEAILQFFPLDTFVEQPAGVMHPVDDQTPTPPIWKTYADLIQQHDSRKTGLEKIERFEFYDRARNAYAIIATSESALYANLILKKGVVTT is encoded by the coding sequence ATGCTGAAAAATATCCCTCCCCTCCTCTCGCCTGATCTGATGTATGTTCTCATGAAAATGGGACACGGCGATGACATTGTCCTCGCCGACGGTAATTTCCCCGCCGACTCCCACGCTCAGAGACTCATCCGTCTCGACGGGCACGGCGTTCCGGAAATCCTGGAGGCAATCCTGCAGTTCTTTCCCCTCGATACATTCGTGGAACAACCCGCGGGTGTGATGCACCCGGTCGATGACCAGACTCCCACACCCCCCATCTGGAAAACCTATGCAGATCTTATTCAACAGCATGACTCCCGCAAGACGGGACTGGAAAAAATCGAACGCTTTGAATTCTATGATCGAGCCAGAAATGCCTACGCCATCATTGCCACCAGCGAATCAGCCCTGTATGCCAACCTGATCCTCAAAAAAGGAGTGGTGACCACTTAG
- the sucD gene encoding succinate--CoA ligase subunit alpha produces the protein MSILVTEKTRVICQGITGKSGLFHSQQCREYGTPLVGGVTPGKGGTEVDGFPVFNTVEEAVEKTGANTSLVFVPPPFCGEAIMEAADAGMELIIAITEGVPVFDMVRVMEYLKGKKSRLIGPNCPGVITPGIAKIGIMPGYIHTPGSVGLISKSGTLTYEAAWQLGNIGLGQSTAVGIGGDPIIGTTFIDLLELFENDPATESIMLIGEIGGTAEIEAAEYIKEHVTKPVAGFIAGKTAPPGKRMGHAGAIISGGSGTADEKIAALEAAGVVVAESPADMGTAMKRAIEAAK, from the coding sequence ATGAGTATTTTAGTTACTGAAAAGACACGCGTCATTTGCCAGGGGATCACTGGTAAGTCGGGGCTGTTTCACAGCCAGCAATGTCGCGAATATGGAACTCCCCTGGTGGGCGGAGTGACTCCTGGAAAAGGTGGGACCGAGGTTGATGGTTTTCCTGTTTTCAATACGGTTGAAGAAGCGGTTGAAAAGACCGGTGCCAACACCAGTCTGGTCTTCGTACCACCACCATTCTGTGGTGAAGCGATTATGGAAGCCGCCGATGCCGGCATGGAACTGATCATCGCGATCACCGAAGGCGTGCCCGTCTTCGACATGGTCCGTGTGATGGAATATCTGAAAGGCAAAAAGAGCCGCCTGATTGGCCCGAACTGTCCTGGCGTGATTACTCCGGGGATTGCCAAGATCGGGATCATGCCTGGTTACATTCATACGCCCGGCTCTGTGGGACTGATCAGTAAGAGTGGAACACTGACCTACGAAGCGGCCTGGCAGCTGGGTAATATTGGCCTGGGACAGAGTACTGCGGTTGGCATTGGTGGTGACCCAATTATCGGGACGACCTTTATTGATCTGCTGGAGCTGTTCGAAAACGATCCTGCAACGGAATCGATCATGTTGATTGGTGAAATTGGTGGAACGGCTGAAATTGAAGCAGCTGAATACATCAAGGAACATGTCACCAAACCAGTGGCTGGTTTCATTGCCGGCAAAACAGCGCCTCCCGGAAAACGGATGGGACACGCAGGCGCGATCATCAGTGGTGGCAGCGGAACCGCAGATGAAAAGATTGCCGCTCTGGAAGCAGCCGGTGTCGTCGTGGCGGAAAGTCCAGCCGACATGGGTACCGCGATGAAGCGTGCGATTGAAGCTGCAAAATAA
- a CDS encoding MoaD/ThiS family protein — translation MPRLFIPPLLKPYCKGAAEVVVEGTTVREAVESLDELYPGVKERLCPEGTLRAGLAVTVDQNVTPRGLSQKVTPESEIHFLPAIGGG, via the coding sequence ATGCCTCGTCTGTTTATTCCTCCGCTGCTCAAACCCTATTGCAAAGGGGCAGCAGAAGTTGTTGTGGAAGGAACGACCGTCAGGGAAGCGGTTGAGTCTTTAGACGAGTTGTATCCCGGCGTCAAAGAGCGACTCTGCCCTGAGGGCACACTCAGGGCAGGGCTCGCGGTGACCGTCGATCAGAACGTGACCCCCCGCGGGCTCTCACAGAAGGTGACCCCTGAAAGTGAAATTCACTTTCTACCCGCAATTGGCGGCGGGTAA
- the carA gene encoding glutamine-hydrolyzing carbamoyl-phosphate synthase small subunit codes for MQKTAKLALADGSVFTGTAFGADGEVHGEVVFNTSMTGYQEILTDPSYCGQIVTMTYPQIGNYGIVPEDVESGGISLQGFIVRELCEIPSNYRSTQTLDEYLKAAGVIGLQGIDTRALVRKIRTSGAMTGVLSTTDLDDESLVKKAQSSPQLVGQDLVSKVIPEAASEWNEALHPLAHSSSTHSFSGKNIATLSEEDLAAESAYHIVAIDYGMKWNIPRHLKQLGCKVTVLPGNCTAAEVMELNPDGVFLSNGPGDPEPLTYAIDTIRELLGQVPIFGICLGHQLLGLACGCKTFKLKFGHRGANQPVINHATGQVEITSQNHGFAIDPETKPDDVEITHINMNDNTVAGLRHKTHPAFSVQYHPEASAGPHDSHYLFQQFFESISQARVSS; via the coding sequence ATGCAGAAAACAGCGAAATTAGCCCTTGCCGATGGTAGTGTGTTCACAGGGACGGCCTTTGGTGCAGACGGAGAAGTCCACGGTGAAGTTGTGTTCAACACGAGCATGACCGGTTACCAGGAAATCCTGACTGACCCTTCCTATTGCGGCCAGATCGTCACGATGACCTATCCGCAGATCGGGAATTACGGGATCGTCCCCGAAGATGTCGAATCCGGAGGCATCTCGTTACAGGGTTTCATCGTTCGCGAACTCTGCGAAATCCCCAGCAATTATCGGTCTACACAGACACTGGATGAATACCTCAAAGCGGCCGGCGTCATCGGACTGCAAGGTATCGATACCCGCGCCCTGGTTCGAAAAATCCGCACCAGCGGGGCTATGACCGGCGTGCTTTCAACAACAGATCTCGATGATGAATCGCTCGTTAAAAAAGCCCAAAGCAGCCCGCAACTTGTCGGGCAGGATCTGGTCAGCAAAGTCATCCCTGAAGCGGCGTCTGAATGGAATGAAGCCCTGCATCCACTGGCCCACAGCAGTTCTACTCATTCCTTCTCAGGTAAAAATATCGCGACGCTTTCCGAAGAAGATCTGGCTGCCGAAAGCGCCTACCACATCGTCGCCATTGATTATGGCATGAAGTGGAATATTCCGCGTCACCTGAAACAACTGGGCTGCAAAGTCACGGTACTCCCCGGAAACTGCACCGCAGCGGAAGTCATGGAACTCAATCCTGATGGCGTCTTTCTTTCAAATGGTCCCGGAGACCCGGAACCGCTGACCTATGCCATCGATACCATCCGCGAACTGCTAGGTCAGGTCCCGATTTTCGGCATCTGTCTCGGCCATCAGCTGCTGGGCCTGGCTTGTGGATGCAAGACTTTCAAACTGAAATTCGGTCATCGTGGTGCCAACCAGCCCGTTATCAATCACGCCACCGGCCAGGTCGAAATTACCTCGCAGAACCACGGTTTTGCCATCGACCCTGAAACGAAACCCGACGATGTAGAAATCACTCATATCAATATGAATGACAATACCGTCGCCGGATTACGCCATAAAACTCACCCGGCTTTCAGCGTCCAGTACCATCCCGAAGCCTCCGCCGGCCCGCACGACAGCCATTATCTGTTCCAGCAGTTTTTTGAAAGCATCAGCCAGGCACGCGTTTCTTCCTGA
- a CDS encoding ArsR/SmtB family transcription factor, translating to MATNLVDPPQEGTTQRFPTLPDHLEKNLVKVFKLLSDETRLRIMLYLAQEEELFVTALCERLNQSQPAVSHHLALLRDAGLIEARRDGKHNFYSICREHFHSIMGELFNSFNDPEENIIRIDHFTLTQNQS from the coding sequence ATGGCCACAAACCTTGTGGATCCGCCCCAAGAAGGAACGACACAGCGTTTTCCCACTCTGCCAGATCATCTTGAAAAGAATCTGGTGAAGGTCTTTAAGTTGCTGTCTGACGAGACACGACTGCGAATTATGCTTTACCTGGCCCAGGAAGAAGAGTTATTCGTAACGGCGCTATGTGAACGCCTCAATCAGAGTCAACCTGCTGTCAGCCACCACCTTGCACTGTTGCGGGATGCGGGACTGATCGAAGCACGACGAGATGGAAAACACAATTTCTATTCCATCTGCCGTGAACACTTCCATTCCATTATGGGAGAACTTTTCAACAGCTTTAATGATCCCGAGGAAAATATCATTCGGATCGATCATTTCACACTGACACAAAATCAGAGCTGA
- a CDS encoding REP-associated tyrosine transposase, whose translation MNKRINFDDQRYVHFITFSCYGNRTCLDHDDAKRRVLGALNHEILRHSATCVGFVIMPDHVHSLIWFKEPGELSAFIRDWKRSSSRSIKQFLQNHSEYAKNFQSADPLWQKRYYSFEIETEEKIEEKLTYIHMNPVKKGLVENIMDWRWSSARYYVSGKSVGVPIGWPRM comes from the coding sequence ATGAACAAAAGAATCAACTTCGATGATCAGCGATATGTCCACTTCATTACTTTTTCCTGTTATGGAAATCGAACCTGTCTTGATCACGATGATGCCAAACGGCGTGTTTTGGGAGCTCTGAATCACGAGATTTTACGACACTCTGCGACATGTGTTGGGTTTGTGATAATGCCAGATCATGTTCACTCATTAATCTGGTTTAAGGAGCCTGGAGAGCTGAGTGCATTCATTAGGGATTGGAAGCGGAGTTCCAGTCGTTCTATCAAACAGTTTCTTCAAAATCACAGTGAGTATGCGAAGAACTTCCAGTCGGCAGATCCGCTTTGGCAAAAACGCTATTATTCATTTGAAATTGAGACAGAAGAAAAAATCGAAGAGAAATTGACTTATATCCACATGAACCCTGTTAAGAAGGGGCTGGTAGAAAACATCATGGATTGGCGCTGGAGCTCTGCGCGATATTATGTATCTGGAAAATCTGTAGGTGTACCTATTGGGTGGCCCCGGATGTAA
- a CDS encoding response regulator transcription factor yields MNITPQKRVLIIDDDEGLTEPLQMAMEAAGYEVLVAHDGNEGLMKIERDAPDLVLLDLVMPRRSGFAVLDTITNYKQRAPRIIMVTGNSEPKYRELALDRGVDRFIPKPYHIEDLVEAVNELLKPD; encoded by the coding sequence ATGAACATAACTCCTCAAAAACGCGTACTGATTATCGATGACGACGAAGGTCTGACTGAACCGCTTCAAATGGCCATGGAAGCCGCCGGGTACGAGGTTCTGGTTGCCCACGACGGAAACGAAGGTCTGATGAAAATCGAGCGCGACGCACCCGACCTGGTGCTTCTGGACCTGGTCATGCCCCGACGCAGCGGATTTGCCGTCCTTGACACCATCACCAATTATAAACAGCGTGCCCCGCGGATTATCATGGTGACAGGAAACAGCGAACCCAAATACCGCGAACTGGCCCTCGATCGCGGCGTCGACCGCTTCATCCCCAAACCCTACCACATCGAAGACCTGGTCGAAGCAGTCAATGAACTACTGAAACCCGATTAA
- the ndk gene encoding nucleoside-diphosphate kinase: MALERTLILIKPDAIQRRLAGTILTRFENKGLKIVGLKLLQVTKELAAEHYAEHVEKPFYPLLEEFITAGPVVAIVAEGPEAITVVRSMMGSTNGRESAPGTIRGDYGISRQMNLVHGSDGPEAATREIKIYFKPEELIEYGTALGDWVCADDEK, encoded by the coding sequence ATGGCCCTCGAACGAACTCTGATTCTGATTAAACCCGATGCCATCCAGCGCCGCCTGGCCGGTACGATTCTGACCCGCTTCGAAAACAAGGGACTGAAAATCGTCGGCCTAAAACTGCTGCAGGTTACCAAAGAATTAGCGGCAGAACATTATGCAGAACATGTGGAGAAGCCATTCTATCCTCTGCTCGAAGAATTTATCACCGCCGGTCCTGTCGTCGCAATTGTCGCGGAAGGCCCCGAAGCGATCACCGTCGTCCGCTCGATGATGGGTTCCACCAATGGTCGTGAATCCGCCCCCGGAACCATCCGCGGCGATTATGGCATCAGCCGCCAGATGAATCTGGTGCATGGCAGCGACGGTCCCGAAGCAGCGACCCGCGAAATCAAAATCTACTTCAAGCCTGAAGAGTTGATCGAATACGGCACCGCTTTAGGTGACTGGGTCTGTGCAGACGACGAGAAATAA
- a CDS encoding adenylosuccinate synthase — MSATSVIGLQWGDEAKGKIVDLLSEQHEIVVRYLGGNNAGHTVKFDGKTYKLSLLPAGVLNPNVTSVITGGVVINPKAFLQEMASIVEQNGPIEASRLLISDRAHVIFPYHMQEEVVFEQSRKEKAIGTTMRGIGTCYRDKAGRTHAIRMGDLVRPEFFRSRLEEIVAYKNKIFQALDPEAEPLDVDAIYEEYSGYAEQLKDHVVDTSTYLLNAVAEKKKILFEGAQGSLLDIDHGTFPYVTSSNSSGCGIHNGSGVSERYIDKMIGVVKAYTTRVGGGPFVTELHDEIGQRIRDVGNEYGTVTGRPRRCGWFDAVATRYGANISGVDCIAVMLLDVLSGLDELKICEAYDINGKQVIDFPSHILDLEQAKPVYRTIAGWKEDITGIRKMEDLPENAIAYIKAIEEIIGKPVEIVSVGPDREQTILLK; from the coding sequence GTGTCAGCGACGTCGGTAATCGGATTGCAGTGGGGCGATGAAGCCAAGGGCAAAATTGTAGATTTACTCTCAGAGCAGCACGAAATCGTGGTGCGATACCTGGGGGGAAATAATGCAGGCCACACCGTCAAATTTGATGGAAAGACTTATAAACTCTCACTTTTACCGGCGGGAGTTCTGAATCCGAACGTCACTTCCGTGATAACCGGGGGAGTGGTCATCAATCCCAAGGCATTTCTACAGGAAATGGCCTCCATTGTTGAGCAGAATGGTCCGATTGAAGCCAGTCGGCTGCTGATCAGTGACCGGGCCCACGTGATTTTTCCCTATCATATGCAGGAAGAAGTGGTTTTCGAGCAGAGTCGCAAGGAAAAAGCGATCGGCACAACCATGCGGGGAATCGGGACCTGCTACCGTGATAAAGCGGGCCGAACGCACGCTATCCGGATGGGGGATCTGGTGCGTCCCGAGTTTTTCCGGAGTCGCCTGGAAGAAATCGTCGCCTACAAAAACAAGATTTTTCAGGCGCTCGACCCGGAAGCCGAACCCCTGGATGTCGATGCGATCTACGAAGAATATTCAGGTTATGCCGAGCAACTGAAGGATCATGTTGTCGACACCAGTACCTATTTGCTGAATGCGGTCGCTGAGAAGAAAAAAATTCTGTTTGAAGGCGCCCAGGGAAGTCTGCTGGACATTGACCATGGTACGTTTCCTTATGTGACCTCTTCCAACAGTTCCGGTTGTGGAATTCATAATGGAAGTGGCGTCTCCGAACGCTACATCGATAAGATGATCGGCGTGGTGAAGGCCTATACCACGCGCGTAGGAGGCGGACCTTTCGTGACCGAACTGCATGATGAGATTGGTCAGCGAATTCGCGATGTGGGGAACGAATATGGTACGGTTACCGGGCGTCCCCGACGCTGTGGCTGGTTTGATGCTGTTGCGACCCGCTATGGCGCCAACATCAGTGGTGTGGACTGCATTGCCGTGATGCTGCTGGATGTCTTGAGCGGCCTGGATGAACTGAAGATCTGCGAAGCTTATGACATCAATGGCAAGCAGGTCATTGATTTCCCCAGCCACATTCTGGATCTGGAACAGGCCAAACCTGTCTATCGTACCATCGCAGGCTGGAAAGAAGACATCACCGGCATTCGTAAAATGGAAGATCTGCCGGAAAATGCGATTGCTTATATCAAGGCAATCGAGGAAATCATCGGCAAACCCGTGGAGATTGTTTCCGTGGGACCGGATCGTGAGCAGACAATTCTGTTGAAGTAG